Genomic window (Rhododendron vialii isolate Sample 1 chromosome 4a, ASM3025357v1):
cgATAGGACCATGGGGGGATACGGATGGGAAGTCGGAAGATTTTAAACGTGTCTGAGCTAGAATAGGGATAAATTGGGGCGTTGGGAGTTGGGGTGTATGGTTTTCCTCTTCAGTAATAACTCCAATCTTTGTTATAGCAAGTACATCAGCAGAggggaaatgattttttgaCTACTTTAgatagaaaaaattcaaaaaacacgCTGCACCAATAGAGGTAAAAAAGTAGCTAAAATGAATTTATGAACGGTTGAACTCTATTTTTACCTATACATTGTTTGTactccttaattttttttattgtttctttctctccctcctttctcctctttttaaataataaaaataataaaaaatgagtgaaaaatatattttttaattggtattaggtaaaatagatagtattagtagaattgtgaaggaaaaagttgatagtTAAAATAGAATTGTGAACTGTTCACAATGCATTATACATGTTCACCGGTAAACTTGCTTTCATGACTAGTCTGATCAGCTTCCGGATCCCTTCTTTTGTAATTGGCCTTTTTGGAAGTTACTTCtttgataaagaaaaaaggATAAAATGCAATAGTCATTCAGTTCGTGGACGGCTCGTTTTTGCCTTTTTCGAGCTTGGAATGTTAAGTTTTTTTGAGCTCAAGCTCGCAAAAATAAACAAGCCTAAATATTCGCACATGATCATGTAGTGGAGGATTAACCTAAGTCATTAGATCATGTGAGAATCTAGAGACATGAAAAAATTCTCGCATAATTCTATGACAGATAATACACGAAAACATTGGAACAGAAACAACTGTGTATAGATAGAGAATTTGAGCTCTCGTGAGAGATTCCTTTTTCGCTTAGCATTCATCATCACTACTTTTTAAGTAGTTACCATATACTGTACAAAATTAAAAGGGTTATAGTACTCGTATCATTGTATGTATTCTCACTAATTAAGTGTACATCATTTTATTTATCTTATGGCGTTTTCAACcataatattcttttttttaattgaatgtCCAGATCAGCTTATGTGCATCTTAACTTCAccataatatttttatggtgTTCTCCACCATAATAtttaaagagtaaaaaaaaacaagtacgaTTTCATAGTTGGGCACATTATTAAGTTATTGACAGAATAGACTATCCCTAACGTGAAAGGAGAGTGCTTTTTTTCCAGTTTCTTGTACATTATAAATGGGACCTCAAACCTCAAGACATATCATGTCAAAAAAAACCTCAAGACATAGGTGGGCTTGTCCTTTCAATTTCCAAACTATAGTTAACTACATCTGTGGAAACTAGTGTCAACTAAGTTGACAGAGACTGATTATCAGCCATAAGAGAGGCAAATATTGTTGCCGAGACATGCTATATACACTATACCAAATCAAACCACTATAttattcattatattttttatagagTTCATTCaggattttacaaaaatacaaaaaaatattcaaaaattttaaaataatattttatgagaccctgtaaaaaatcagctctaacagATATcagtaaatattatttcttggtTTGTATGTCCAAAACTGCGCAGTTGAGCATATTGCGGACAAtactactcacacaacaatcaaAACATAACAACTCACACAacttctcacatacatgtggggcccacacataatagtgtgtgtggagctcacatgtatgtgagagattgtatttaatattgtgtttgaattgttgtatgaGTAGAGGCAAATATTGCCCATTCTTTACAATCTCAGGACCACAACACAACACCACCTACAACTAACTCCACCTTAGaaccttcttctttcttctatCCCCGGTGGTTTCGTGAAGCGAGCACGAGGAAGCTAATAAGTGCTTGTCCTCCATGTGATCGAGGTAACATATTGAGGCTCCATTCCAGaaaccttattaaaaaataagcagcttatttcacattttcaaactcaaaaataatataaatgaaaaataattttttaattttttttgcatcgtataaaagacctcgatgagatttttcaaacaagatctatattgcatatttttagatttcaataagtctataatttttgagcttgaaattatatattttttaaaataagggcttttttttttgtttccggaacggagcctgaaTCTCACGGAGTTTAAACAATCCAAACTTCGGGCCACTGGAGGGTTCACCCCGGTAATTAACTTCATTGccctaaaattaattgaaaatacGCACAAGCTAAGCCGAATATccgatttttaaaataaaaagaatccgtgttctcttcctttttcatGATCTTATGGCGTAGAAAAGTCAATCGAAAGGGCCAGATATGTTTTGTTAGTCACTAGGATAATGCTAAACAACGTTGTTTCCTTTGGGACGGAACCTTGATTGTCATGCTCTTTGTATTTCACATATTGGCCAGTTCTGTTTCAAGTCTATTTCGAAGACAATGAGGTGGGATTTAGGTCTAATAAAACGCAAAGGAGGGTTTTCGGTTGGGTCTTCGCACAAATGGGGTCACTGCTGATCGGTATGAAAAagactggtttttttttttttaacataatgCAGAAgaggtcttcttttttttttttttatccgcgcCAAAGAGGTCTTTTTATATTGGgcttattctttctttttttttttgatcagatatTGGGCTTATTCATGCAAAGATTTTTTAAGCTGTCTCGGAATGGGGGCCTTCAGCAGGCCTTCATTGGCTTTTGTATATTTTTCGATtcgataactcaggtgttcagTTCAACTTACGCTTACCTTGATTAATTCTGCAGGGCCAATCCCACCGCCTTCTAGCGGGATTCCAATTAAAGATAGAGTAAAGCTTTTGAATGTATGGATTGAccccaaatgagttgatagcaTTTGAGAGACTCGAATCTGAAATTTtaagagggagcaaacccctatTTCAAGGCCTTGACCACTGGGCTAACCGTTTGATTTGCTCATCTTAAGCAAATTAATTAGTGAATTAAATAGTTTGGACTGCTATTACTTATTTGTTAATCCATAAACTACAATAAAGTAAATGAGCAGATAAGCAAAATGAATTGCCAAACGACTGTGTTTATTATGTGTCTTACTTATAACTTATTAAGCAAATAAGCAAGTGAACCAAGCGGTTTCTAACTATTTACTTGGTTTGGTTTTCGGGTTTTACGTCGTTAGGGAAACTCCAGTGACTCCAAGCTTTGGATGTATGACCTTCATGAAATTCGATTTAGTGACCTAACCTAGTGACCTCTTAGGGGCAAGCCTTGTTTGAATCCCTCTTTCCGCACCTTCACTTAACATACCAATATTAGTATAGCAATAGATACCATTATTCTACCACTCACACTATGTTTTGGTATAGATTCTGTATGTTGAATTGATAAGCACGCACTATCTTCCGAATTCCCTTTTCCTTGGAATCCAATACTGGTAGTATAGTTCTAGTATCATGTATGAAATTCCATTTGAAAATTGTTCGAGAAACCAGTAAAACTGAAATTTCCAGACGCCATTTCTCCActgtaaaacaaaaatattcaacATTCAGGGACGAAGCTACTCAGATGGTTGTTGGTGGATCAGAACATGTAGGGCTTCAGCCCTCGCCTATCAAAGGAGCAGACGGTAACACACATACAGTAAGCTCTCGAATATAACATCTCATTGCAACCACTCCAAGAGCCACTGGAATCAATATCCGGTGGCTCAGTGGCACCACATGACCTTATAACACGCCAACCACCCAATTTTCCACCTCCGACGTTGTTGGGTATAAAAAGCCAGCATGAAAAAGAATGGATTTCACTATTTAAATCAATCACGGTTAAGGTGCGTCACCCCTTTGACATTGCGACGCTCAGTAACTTGTAAACTTTTGAGagaattgaaaattgataatTACTACTTTACaagaaaagaagacaaaaagacGAATATATCTTCAAAATTTGGCACCCGCTAAGAACAAAGGGGCCCATTCTATCTGTGTTTCTTGAAACCACTTTAGTTGCAGCAACTAGTACTAGTAAGTAAATTTTCTGTAACACACAAAAAGGCCACAAGGTATACACTAGAGGCAACTTAGATTTGAACCGGGCTTCGACAACTGGGACAATTGGGATGAGAAGCAAGCCAGGGGTTTAGGCATTTGGAGTGAAACTTGTGGGAACATGGCAATTCCATCACTTGTTGATCCTCCGCCCGGCAACCTTCCAAGCACACAACACAGATCAGCTGCTGCCCTCCTTTCGATTTACTACTTGTACTGCTGTTGATTAATTGGAAATTCCAGGGTCTTCGCCCTAGTATTCTTGAAACCAAGTGTTGATCATCGCTCCTATCTCTTGCGGTCGTCGTAAGTTGATCGGCTCTACCTTCATATGCTTGAACTCCGTTCAACCTGTTACTGAGAGAACACAAGATGGATTTGATTAATATGGACAACGGTTTTTAGAAAGGTTTTTCTGCCCGAAACAAACGAAGCGTTTGAATATGAAACTAGAATCGGAAGGCGTATGGATATTAACAGTTGAACTGAGGCGGGATGAGTTACAGTTAGTTAGCTCTGCCTTGCCCAGAATTAGGGGCGGGCATTGATTGTACTAAACAGGTAGAGCAGTTGCATGTGCACAACTCCGCCAAACTAATAAAGAGGCTAAACTTAGTACTGCCTTATTTGTACGAAAGACTTAAAAGGGCCAAAACCATTACACACATCATTGtagcttttatttatttgttaagaaagtgtgaaaaaaaaaatactagtacgCAAATTAATACAAACCACatatatgaaagaaaatacaaattagTACAATGTAGTAGTGTCAATACTAGATATTAAGACATTTAGCAGCCTTATAGAAACTTCTTCAACAGACAAATTAAAAGTGTATGTATAGCCTGTATCTTCTATTCATGAAGATTTGGGCCAGATTAGGTTTGAAGGACTCTTCTCTAGCATGTCCCCTTCAACAAAAGGACCTGAAATTTTAATCAAAGTCGGTCCTATGCTTGGGTGAATGATGGAAAGTGCTGGTCCGGGTGGAGCGCAGTAGTCTCTTGGATGTGATAAGGTCAATATGCTTGGTCTTCTCAGAAGTATTTTGTTGTGAGAACAATCCGCCAATGGCTTCAATGGTGGATCAGGTTATAATTGATTCGGATCTGGTTTTGTTCGAGCCACACCTCCCAACGGTTATCAATTTCAAATCCTTGATCAAGCAGGTTGAGTTGAGCTGGTTATGGAGCCTTATGGACCCTATAGATCTGTTTGTTAGGCAATATAGAATTTGTGTACAAGATATGCAATCTCATCGAACTAATAATGATGATCGTATAATATCTCCCGTACTATTCTGGCCTATGTATTACGTGCATTTTATTCGAAACGGTAAATTAAATATGTTAACCGAACAACGAATATGTAGCCCTTTAAAAATGTAGTCACATCCAAACGCTTATATCTGGTCAAACAAACATCCAAATGCTTAAATCTGGTCAAACAAACAAGTATTCAGAGTTTTACATCCTTATCACCTAGTTGGTAATTCCTAATTATATGACCTACAAGAATTTGTCCATAAAGTTCGAAACATTTCAGGGCACTCAAACTTAAAATAATAGAAATTTAGTATATAAAAAAACGCAATGCGTACCTACATTGACATGCAatgattttttataaaaaaaattcaaagcgTTGATGTTAAGCTTGGTCCTGCCCGCTCCATAGGTTGAATTAAGAAAAGAGTTAGTAATAACTTTGAAACAACGTATGATCTTCAGTAAACCAATTGCGGCTAGCCAGTTGACCACGACTCATGCATCTCATCAGGAGATCAGAGTTCGAATATTCTGACCTGAGCATGGGTGTTATAATCTTGTGTaccaaaaagaaagtaaaaaacaGATTCATATAGATTAATCATTCATTAATCAATGATGAAAACCCCAaaggttggcctagtggtcaagaCTTGAGAGTTAGGGTTTGCTCCCTCTCTTAAAATTTCAAGTTCGAAATGCCATCAACTCCTCTAGGGGTCGTCCATACAGAGTTCTGACTTTAATTGGGATCTCTgcaagtgggcggtgggattggttCATAGGATTAATCAAGGTGCGCAAAagcttattaaaaaaaaaaaaccaacggtGAAGGGGGAAAAACCTTGAAGGACGGAAATAGCCAAGTTTCTCCTCCAGCCGCCGCCGCGCAAGTAAAGCCGCTTCATCCATAGATGGGTCGATCCATGATCTCTGAGAAGAAGGGTAATTTCCATGGAAATGATTATTGTCCTCATGAGCCCGTTGGGAATAAGTCTTTGATCTCCTCCTGTACGGCATCTCAACTCCGGGCAGCATTCCAGCCATGttaatttctagagagagagagagagagagagagagagagatgggtcgAGGAAGGAAGTTTTGTTGTTTATCCCTAGAggtgggtttggttttggttttggtttgtgtgAAACAGGAAGTTTCCAAAGAAACCTGTGGGCCGAAGGTTTCAACGAATCAATTTGGGCGTGAACGACACTCCCTCTAAACTTTTCCTCCTaaacttttctctcttttctttttctttttcaagttcATTTTAAAATTGCAAAAAGTACACAAAACTATCCTTAAGGTTTATGacgagaaaatcttatttacggGAAGAGAGGGGTACGTGAAGGTGTTTGATGTGTGCTTTAATATGTTTCACATTGAGCCGGTCCTGAATTAAAGCAAATGTTACGGTCGCTTTAGGcctcctaaattttttgaattgtaaataGCTCTCCTACTTTTGTATCCCATTATTATAGTCCAACAAAACAGGTTCTATTTTTAAgttctatttttaattttcgctttTAAGCCTCCAAAAAATCAGGACCGACTCTGGTCTCACATGGGTTATCAAtttcaaattggaaaataacggccaatgacgtgttttgataattaatacttgctaaggacattttcagcattaacaaatgttcttagcatgttcctaacggatattaattatcaaaacacgttttgaaccgtcattttcccatttcaaATCCTTGATCAAACAGGTTGAGTTGAGCGGGTTATGGAGCCTTATGGACCCTATAGATCTGTTTGTTAGGCGATATAAAATgtgaaatgatattggcactctaaaaattgatgcagccactccaaaatcagtgtaactccaaagtcactttcctttgttttttggagtgcctgcatcaatttttggaatgtcaatatcatttctctttgTGTATAAGATATGCAATCTCGTCCAACTAATAAAGACGACGGTATAACATATCCCGTATTTAGGCCTATGTATTACGCATATTTAACCGAACAACAAAAGTCCTTTAAAAATTAATGTAGTCAAATTCAATGCTTATATCTGGTCAAACAAACGAGTATACAGAGTTTCTCATCCTTATCAACTAGTTGGTAATTCCTAATTGTAATCTACAAGAATTTGTCcataaagttcaaaaaattacaGGGCACTCAAACTTAAAATAATAGAAATTTAATATACCTAGATTGGTCCTGCCGGCTCCATAAGGCCTcgttccaaaaatcttcttaaaaaataagcagtttattttacattttcaaattaaaaaataatgtaaataaaaaataatttttcaaaattttttttttgcattgtataaaagatctagaTGAGATCTttaaaacaagatccatattgttttagatttcaataaaccaataatttttgagcttgaaattatctcgttaaaaaataaaaaaaaaatttgcgttGTGGAACGGACATTTTAATAACTTTGAAACAAGGTATGATCTTTAGTTAACCTTGCGGCTAGCAAGTTGACAACGACTCATGCATCTCATCAGGATGTCAAAGTCTAAATATTCCAACCTCAAGGTGGATGCTTTTTTCTCTTGTATTTGTCGggatttttttctcctttctatTGTGACTACGAGTTAAATTGAGCTTATAGTGATTGCAAAGTTATTTTTAGTTTGGTGAATTCTGATATACGTCCGCtcataaagaaaaaagaggtaGCATAATCTTGTGTATCAAAAAGAAAGTCGAAAACAATTCATATAGATTAATCATTCATTAATCAATGGTGAAAACTCCGAGGGTTGGCCTAGCGGAGGCTTGGGACTCAGCTTTCTCTCCCTCCTCAAATTTCCTCAAATTTCAGAATCGAAACCTTTTAGGTGTCGGTTACTCTTTGAGCCGATTCATACAGGGCTTTGACTTTAATTGGAATTCTTACTAGTGGACGGTGAGATGGACCTCCTAAGATTAGTTGAAGTGTGTGAAAATTGACCCGAACTGCCGAATACAtgacttataaaaaaaaaaaaatacaatggtGAAGGGGGAATACCTTGAAGGACGGAAATAGCCAAGTTTCTCCTCCAGCCGCCCCCGCGCAATTAAAGCCGCTTCATCCATGGATGGGTCGATCCATGATCTCAGAGAAGAAGGGTAATTTCCATGGAAATGACTATTGTCCTCATGAGTCCGGTGGGAATAAGTCTTTGATCTCCTCCTGTACTGCATCTCAACTATGGGCATCATTCCAGCCATGttaatttctagagagagagagagagagagagagagagagagatggggagaaAAGGGTAGAGGAAGTTCTGATGTTTATCCAGAGGTGGGTATGGTTTTGGTTTGTGAAATTATTGAGGAAGTTTCCATGTGCTGTCTGTTGGCCGGACGTTTCAACGAATCAATTGGGGCGGGAACGACACTCCCCTTGTGTTTTCCTCATAAACTTTTCTGTCTTTTATTCCCATCATTTTAAAATTGAATAAGACcaaaattacaaatttacacTATTg
Coding sequences:
- the LOC131324253 gene encoding E3 ubiquitin-protein ligase RING1-like isoform X1; this translates as MAGMLPGVEMPYRRRSKTYSQRAHEDNNHFHGNYPSSQRSWIDPSMDEAALLARRRLEEKLGYFRPSSNRLNGVQAYEGRADQLTTTARDRSDDQHLVSRILGRRPWNFQLINSSTSSKSKGGQQLICVVCLEGCRAEDQQVMELPCSHKFHSKCLNPWLASHPNCPSCRSPVQI
- the LOC131324253 gene encoding E3 ubiquitin-protein ligase RING1-like isoform X3 translates to MAGMMPIVEMQYRRRSKTYSHRTHEDNSHFHGNYPSSLRSWIDPSMDEAALIARGRLEEKLGYFRPSRLNGVQAYEGRADQLTTTARDRSDDQHLVSRILGRRPWNFQLINSSTSSKSKGGQQLICVVCLEGCRAEDQQVMELPCSHKFHSKCLNPWLASHPNCPSCRSPVQI
- the LOC131324253 gene encoding E3 ubiquitin-protein ligase RING1-like isoform X2, translated to MAGMMPIVEMQYRRRSKTYSHRTHEDNSHFHGNYPSSLRSWIDPSMDEAALIARGRLEEKLGYFRPSSNRLNGVQAYEGRADQLTTTARDRSDDQHLVSRILGRRPWNFQLINSSTSSKSKGGQQLICVVCLEGCRAEDQQVMELPCSHKFHSKCLNPWLASHPNCPSCRSPVQI